One genomic segment of Oenanthe melanoleuca isolate GR-GAL-2019-014 chromosome 5, OMel1.0, whole genome shotgun sequence includes these proteins:
- the DLST gene encoding dihydrolipoyllysine-residue succinyltransferase component of 2-oxoglutarate dehydrogenase complex, mitochondrial: MVPLWRSRCLGRALGRSLRALRQGNCTLARCPLSGVSGSQGLAYTNSRKLVVNSSSVFTVRYFRTTAVHRDEVVTVNTPAFAESVTEGDVRWEKAVGDTVAEDEVVCEIETDKTSVQVPAPAAGVIEALLVPDGGKVEGGTPLFKLRKTGAAPAKAKPAAAPPPPAAPEPVAAPAPPPAAAPIPTTMPPVPPVSTQPIDSKPVSAVKPAAAPAAAPPGEAVPTKGARSEHRVKMNRMRQRIAQRLKEAQNTCAMLTTFNEIDMSNIREMRAVHKDTFLKKHNLKLGFMSAFVKAAAFALQDQPVVNAVIDDTTKEIVYRDYVDISVAVATPRGLVVPVVRNVETMNFADIERAIYELGEKARKNELAIEDMDGGTFTISNGGVFGSLFGTPIINPPQSAILGMHAIFDRPVAVGGKIEVRPMMYVALTYDHRLIDGREAVTFLRKIKAAVEDPRVLLLDL, encoded by the exons atGGTGCCGCTGTGGCGGTCCCGCTGCCTCGGCCGCGCGCTGGGCCGCTCGCTGCGCGCCCTCCGACAG GGGAACTGTACTCTGGCAAGATGCCCTCTGTCTG GTGTGTCTGGGAGCCAAGGACTGGCTTACACAAACAGCAGGAAGCTTGT aGTCAATAGCTCCAGTGTCTTCACTGTCCGCTACTTCAGAACCACTGCGGTACATA GGGATGAGGTGGTTACAGTGAACACACCAGCCTTTGCAGAGTCAGTCACAGAAGGAGATGTCAGGTGGGAGAAAG CTGTTGGAGACACAGTGGCGGAAGATGAAGTGGTGTGTGAGATTGAAACAGACAAG ACATCAGTGCAagttccagccccagcagctggtgTGATTGAAGCCCTTCTGGTACCCGATGGTGGCAAAGTGGAAGGGGGGACACCTCTTTTCAAACTCAGGAAAACTGGAG ctgctcctgccaaggctaaaccagcagcagcccctcctcctcctgcagcccctgaacCTGTAGCTGCACCTGCTCCtccccctgctgcagcaccaatTCCCACTACAATGCCACCAGTGCCGCCTGTGTCAACTCAGCCCATCGACAGCAAACCAG TGTCTGCTGTGAAGCCggctgcagccccagcggcagcccctcctggggagGCAGTGCCCACCAAAGGTGCCAGATCAGAGCATAGG GTGAAAATGAATAGGATGCGTCAGCGTATTGCTCAGCGGCTGAAAGAGGCTCAGAATACTTGTGCCATGCTAACCACTTTCAATGAGATCGATATGAG CAACATCCGGGAGATGAGAGCTGTACACAAGGATACCTTTCTCAAAAAGCACAACCTGAAGCTAGGTTTCATGTCAGCTTTTGTGAAAGCTGCAGCCTTTGCTCTGCAGGACCAGCCTGTTGTGAATGCAG tGATTGATGACACGACCAAAGAGATTGTGTACAGGGACTATGTGGACATCAGTGTCGCTGTAGCAACTCCCCGG GGTCTGGTGGTCCCTGTGGTTAGGAATGTAGAAACCATGAACTTCGCTGACATTGAGCGGGCTATCTACGAGCTGGGGGAAAAG GCACGGAAGAATGAGCTGGCCATTGAGGACATGGATGGTGGCACTTTCACAATCAGCAatggtggggtttttgggtCACTCTTTGGAACACCTATCATTAACCCACCCCAGTCTGCCATCTTAGGCATGCATGCCATCTTTGACAGGCCTGTGGCTGTAGGAGGCAAG ATCGAGGTGCGGCCGATGATGTACGTGGCGCTGACCTACGATCACCGGCTCATCGACGGCAGAGAGGCCGTGACCTTCCTGCGCAAGATCAAGGCAGCGGTGGAGGATCCCCGCGTGCTGCTGCTCGACCTGTAG